From one Rosa rugosa chromosome 4, drRosRugo1.1, whole genome shotgun sequence genomic stretch:
- the LOC133742822 gene encoding glutamate receptor 3.3, translating to MLSFKMDLIWVCPLVFLYLGVFSFGSSNNLSSRPAAVNIGALFTYDSTIGKVAKIAIEEAVKDVNSNFSILHGTKLVAKFQNTNCSGFLGMVEALQFMETDIVAIIGPQSSVVAHIVSHIANELQVPLLSFAATDPTLSALQFPYFIRTTQSDLYQMTAVAQIVDHYGWREVIAIFVDDDYGRNGISALDDKLAERRCKISYKLAIPPGPAANRSAIMDLLIKVALLESRVIVLHVNPDSGFMVLAVAQYLKMMGDGFVWIATDWLSSVLDSAFPLPSEIMDTLQGVLVLRLHTPDSDRKRAFFSKWNKLTSGSLGLHTYGLHAYDSVWLLAHAIDAFFNQGGVISFSNDSRIKAVEQGDSLHLDAMSIFDDGPLLLKNILQSNLVGLTGPIKFDSERALALPAYDIINVVGTGFRRIGYWSNYSGLSTVPPETLYSKPPNRSSANQQLYSVIWPGETLLKPRGWVFPNNGIQLRIGVPIRVSYREFVMPVQGTDTFKGFCIDVFNAAVNLLPYAVPYKFIPFGDGHKNPNYTELVTSITTGVFDAAIGDIAIVTDRTKMVDFTQPYAASGLVVVAPFKKLNSGAWTFLRPFTAHMWIVTAASFFVIGIVVWILEHRINDEFRGPPKKQLITILWFSLSTLFFAHRENTVSTLGRVVLLIWLFVVLIINSSYTASLTSILTVQQLSSPIKGMESLKNSGEPIGYQVGSFAEHYLSEELGISKSRLIPLASPLAYAQALQLGPKKGGVAAVVDERPYVELFLSAQCKFRILGQEFTKGGWGFAFPRDSPLAVDISTAILQLSENGDLQRIHDKWLVQTTCSFESTEIESDQLQLRSFWGLFVICGIACFIALLVYFLQIANKLRRADPPQSVSTSPGVSQSGRVRRFLSLIDKKADQSGSGSKKRRVIRSLSDNDKDGKFGWTPKKKQAEMTDMGDIRSSS from the exons ATGTTGTCATTTAAGATGGATTTGATCTGGGTTTGTCCCTTGGTGTTTCTTTATCTTGGGGTGTTCTCATTTGGGTCTAGTAATAATCTTTCTTCAAGACCAGCTGCTGTCAACATTGGAGCTCTTTTCACGTATGACTCTACGATTGGTAAGGTTGCCAAGATTGCTATTGAGGAAGCGGTAAAAGATGTCAACTCCAATTTCAGCATTCTCCATGGGACCAAACTTGTTGCGAAATTTCAGAATACCAATTGCAGTGGGTTTCTTGGAATGGTTGAAG CTTTGCAATTCATGGAGACTGATATCGTTGCCATTATAGGCCCACAATCTTCTGTGGTTGCCCATATTGTATCCCACATTGCAAATGAACTCCAAGTACCACTATTGTCATTTGCAGCCACAGACCCAACTCTCTCAGCCCTTCAGTTCCCATATTTTATTAGGACAACACAAAGTGATTTGTATCAAATGACTGCAGTTGCTCAAATTGTTGATCATTATGGTTGGAGAGAGGTTATTGCCATTTTTGTAGATGATGATTATGGGCGTAATGGCATATCAGCTTTAGATGATAAACTTGCTGAAAGGCGCTGTAAAATTTCCTACAAGTTGGCAATTCCCCCAGGACCGGCAGCTAATCGGAGTGCCATCATGGATCTGCTTATTAAGGTTGCCTTATTGGAATCTCGCGTTATAGTTCTTCATGTGAATCCTGATTCAGGTTTCATGGTTCTTGCTGTGGCACAGTATCTTAAAATGATGGGTGATGGTTTTGTATGGATAGCTACAGATTGGCTTTCATCTGTTTTAGATTCTGCTTTTCCTCTTCCTTCTGAAATCATGGATACACTGCAAGGAGTTCTTGTTTTGCGGCTACATACACCAGATTCAGATAGAAAGAGGGCCTTCTTTTCTAAGTGGAACAAGCTAACCAGTGGTTCTTTGGGACTGCATACTTATGGGCTTCATGCTTATGATTCTGTTTGGCTGTTAGCTCATGCTATTGATGCGTTTTTCAACCAGGGTGGGGTTATTTCGTTCTCTAATGATTCTAGGATAAAAGCTGTAGAACAAGGTGATAGTCTTCACCTTGACGCAATGAGCATTTTTGATGATGGACCACTCCTGTTGAAGAACATATTGCAAAGTAACCTTGTTGGTTTGACAGGTCCCATTAAGTTTGATTCAGAAAGGGCTCTTGCTCTTCCAGCATATGATATTATTAATGTGGTTGGAACTGGGTTTCGACGAATTGGTTACTGGTCCAACTATTCTGGGTTATCAACTGTACCTCCTGAGACTCTCTATTCAAAGCCACCTAATCGTTCAAGTGCAAATCAACAGTTATATAGTGTTATCTGGCCAGGGGAGACATTATTGAAGCCCCGTGGCTGGGTTTTCCCAAACAATGGGATACAATTGAGAATTGGTGTACCTATTCGGGTCAGTTACCGGGAGTTTGTAATGCCAGTTCAGGGAACTGATACTTTCAAGGGTTTCTGCATAGATGTATTCAATGCCGCTGTAAACTTGTTGCCATATGCTGTTCCATACAAGTTTATCCCTTTTGGAGATGGTCATAAAAACCCAAACTACACAGAGCTTGTGACTTCTATCACAACGGGG GTCTTTGATGCTGCAATTGGCGACATTGCCATTGTTACAGATCGAACGAAGATGGTGGATTTTACACAGCCATATGCTGCATCTGGACTTGTTGTAGTGGCTCCCTTTAAAAAATTGAACTCTGGTGCTTGGACCTTCCTTCGACCATTTACTGCACACATGTGGATAGTCACTGCTGCTTCCTTTTTTGTTATTGGTATAGTTGTATGGATTTTGGAGCATAGGATAAATGATGAATTCAGGGGTCCACCGAAGAAGCAACTTATAACCATCTTGTG GTTTAGCCTCTCAACTCTATTCTTTGCCCATA GAGAGAACACTGTGAGCACCCTTGGTCGAGTAGTGCTACTTATATGGCTGTTTGTGGTTTTGATAATCAACTCTAGTTACACTGCTAGTCTGACATCAATCCTCACAGTGCAGCAGCTATCTTCTCCTATCAAAGGAATGGAAAGCTTGAAAAACAGTGGCGAGCCAATCGGGTATCAAGTGGGTTCTTTTGCTGAGCATTATTTGAGTGAGGAGCTCGGCATATCCAAGTCCAGGCTCATTCCCCTTGCCTCTCCTCTAGCCTATGCTCAGGCACTTCAGCTTGGTCCTAAAAAGGGAGGTGTTGCTGCCGTGGTTGATGAACGCCCGTATGTTGAACTATTCCTCTCAGCACAGTGCAAATTTCGGATTCTAGGTCAAGAGTTCACCAAAGGCGGCTGGGGTTTT GCATTTCCACGAGACTCTCCTTTAGCTGTTGACATATCAACTGCGATTCTACAATTATCGGAGAATGGTGATCTGCAACGGATCCATGATAAGTGGTTGGTGCAAACCACTTGCAGTTTTGAGAGCACTGAAATTGAATCAGACCAGCTTCAACTCAGAAGCTTTTGGGGCCTCTTTGTCATATGTGGAATTGCTTGCTTCATTGCTCTCCTTGTATATTTTTTGCAAATTGCGAACAAGTTACGCCGTGCTGACCCCCCGCAGAGTGTTTCAACTAGTCCTGGTGTCTCACAATCTGGGCGAGTCCGGCGATTTTTATCATTAATTGACAAGAAGGCTGACCAGTCCGGTAGTGGAAGTAAAAAAAGGAGAGTTATTAGATCACTATCCGACAATGATAAGGATGGCAAGTTTGGTTGGACTCCCAAGAAGAAACAAGCAGAAATGACTGATATGGGTGACATCAGGTCTAGCAGTTAA